DNA sequence from the Vicia villosa cultivar HV-30 ecotype Madison, WI linkage group LG3, Vvil1.0, whole genome shotgun sequence genome:
ACTCACGCTTCAACTCTTGGTTATTTTGCAAAATTatcaattgaattgatttgaattgaTTAAGAGGGGATTCAGTTATTTGTATGACAATAGTTATAGCTATGAGATTAAATTGTTTActaacaaatatataattaaattatttaacatataattTAATTACTTTTTTACTAAAAGATACACGTGTTTGGTTGAACCGTGAAACTCTCCTACTTGAATTTGTAATGGCCGACTTGTTTTAAacatttcttaaaatatttttttggttttataaTGAGATATAATTTTGGTTACAAAATTAATTCTAAACATAAGTAGTAGTAGGGATGACGATCGATATGACATAGATATTCGTCTCAAACTCTCAAACTATCTGTCttgttaaataaatataatataatataagtatTCACTCAATATTTAAAATGAGATTCTTTCAAATTTTGAAATATTCACGGATAACCATAGAtcctattatttaattataattaactaaattcttaattttcatttaaaaaaaataaagaatagtttttaatttatcatgttttattattcttttaccaaacaattactctaaattcaaacaaaataataataatactgataATAACAATTTTAAATTCTACATACACAAATATTTACGGATATGTTTACCGTAGAAATTAGTAAACAACGCTAATTTTTTATTATAGGTTATTTTGCAAGATCGACTACTGAATCTCAAGACACAATGCTTAAATTCTTCAAGTATTTACGAAAATGACCAATATCTGGCTGATTTCGACACGGTTCGAAATTCTTCTGTTTTTGGAAAGTAATTGCAAGACTATTTAAAGTGAAACTTTGATTGAAAAAAGAACTGGAAGCGAAATTAAGGCCATCTACAATGGTAAGCTTTTACCGTGTCGTACGTCAGCTgtaagaaaaatttaaaaattgaacTCCGCCAGCTAAGCACATGTTATGATGTAAAGCAACGGTACTttctattaaaataataatagaactaaaagctctttttctttttaatttttttttcaacggTACTTTCTATTCAACggctctttttctttttaattttttttataatttatttggttataaatagaagcaaatGTTAGTCACTTTTATCTCATAAATTTATTCCTTACTCatagtattttaatttttctctcaCAATTTCTTCTTATTAGCCTTCAattgatcatatattttaccaaatttttcatcttcttagttcaaattattattgttaaGGGCAAATGGACCCTAATCAATATAATTTTCAACAATCTATGTTCCATCtcatgcaaaatcagcaaaattcTAATCCGTAAAATTCTCAATTTCCCCCACCGCCAATAAACTCTATCGTATTTTTTCCGCCACCAAACAacccaaatatttattttagaccaCAGATAAATACTCATGGGGTGAATTTTTCTCATCATGAACCCGAAACACCAAATGGGTTTATGTCTGAACGCCAAGTTCCACAATTTTCAACTCAAGTTGGTATTGAAAATACTACAATTGAAAAAGAACAAAGGCGTTCTGTTAAAAAAAAACCTCGAGAGGTATTCACAAGGGAAGATGATACACTTCTTATGCAATCATGGCTCAATGTTTCAAAGGATCCAATTGTGGGAGTTGATCAAAAAGTTGATAGCTTTTGGTTAAGAATCACCGATAATTATAACCAATATCGTGGGCAGTCACGAGAAAAGCTACAAAGCCAATTAAAATCTCGATGGCATCGAATAAATGGTTGTGTTCAAAAATTTGTTGGGTGTTACAAACAAGTTGTTCATGGAAAAAAAAAGTGGGGCATTAGAGAAAGATATCTTAATCAATGCGCATGCTTTTTATGAACAAGATGAAGGTGCAGCATTCAATCTTTAGTATGCATGACGGCTTttaaaagatgaacctaaatGGATGGGAGCATTCACCgaaaattcttcaaagagaacaaAGAATTCTGCTAGTGGTTCATACACGGCATCGCTAAACTCATAGACACCTTCAAGTTATGAGTTAAACTCATCATCTCCAATGGAGCGTCCAATGGGACAAAAGGCGGCAAAACGAAAAGGTAAGGCAAAggaaaatgcaaatgcaactgAACCTCCTTCTAGTGTTATTTCCGATACAAGGAATAAAAGAATGGAAGTAATGGAAAATCTAGCACGACTTAAGGAGGAAGAAAACAAATTAGTCAAGGAAAAGATGGAGTTTGAAGCAATGCAATTCATAATGTCAGACACTTCTAAGATGAATGATAGTCAACGTGAATTTCATGAAAAACGTTGTAATAACctaaaagaaaaatatggatggtAATAATATGCAATGTTctagtatttattatatttaaatattatgtaGTACTTGTTATGTATCAACGACTATTGTAATAAGATGCAATGTTctagtattttttatatttaaatattattcaaactagccgttattcaaactagccgttattcaaactaaccgttattcaaactagttgttattcaaactagtcgttattcaaactagccttaTATATACTCTCATTCTTTTCACACTCTTCTATCATTTTTCTATCACACTTCTATCATCATTCTCTCACTCTTCTATCATTTTTCTATCACCATTCTCTCACTTCAATggattcaaacaattcaaacaacctcaacaaactttTTTGGGAGGTGATTGAAGAAGAACTTATGGACAACACAGGTGAAGAACTATTGTTGTCAATGCTCGAGAAGGAACGTCAATCTAGAAGTTCATCAAGGCGAAAAAGAAGATCAGTGATAGATCGGAATCGTGAAAAAGGGCATATACGGTTATTCAACGACTACTTATCAGAAAATCCAGTATACACGGATGCCCAATTTCGTAGAAGGTTCAGAATGCATAGGCATTTGTTTCTTCGAATTGTAGAAACCCTTGGAAATCATGATGTATATTTTCAAATGAGGGTCGATGCAACTGGTAAAATGGGTCTTTCACCATTGCAGAAGTGCACTTCTGCTATTCGTATGTTGGCATACGGATCTTCCGCTGACATTGTAGACGAATATCTTCGAATTGGTGAAAGCACTGCAATTGAGTGCTTAGAGAGATTCGTAAGGGGCGTGAATGAGGTATTTGGGGCTGAGTATTTGAGAAGGCCTAATAACAATGATGTTGAGCATCTTTTACAAATGGGGGAGTCACGTGGATTTCCAAGCATGCTAGGTTCCATTGATTGTATGCATTGGGAATGGAAGAACTGTCCTGTTGCATGGAAAGGACAATTTTGTCGAGGTGATCATGGTAAACCCACGATCATGCTTGAAGCAGTGGCATCACAAGACTTATGGATTTGGCATGCATTTTTTGGTATTGCAGGTTCAAACAATGACATTAATGTGCTAAACCAATCTAATGTGTTTAACGATATTTTGGAAGGACGTGCTGCTACTGTGCAATATACAATCAATGGGAATCCATATAATATGGGGTATTATTTAGCGGATGGTATATATCCCGAGTGGGCTACATTTGTCAAGACCATTTCAATGCCGCAAGGAGAAAAgagaaaactatttgcacaacacCAAGAATCAGCTAGAAAGGATGTGGAACGTGCATTTGGAGTGCTTCAATCTCGATTTGCAATAGTACGTGGTCCAACGCGTGCTTGGCACATGGAAACCCTCAAGCATACCATATATGCTTGCATCATATTGCACAACATGATTGTCGAAGACGAACGACACACATATGGAGGTGATTTTGATTACTGTTACGATAATGCAGGTAACAACAACTCAACGACTGAAACATTTAGCGGTCCTCATCCGAATCTTGCAACAAGACTACAAAGAAGAGCAACTCTTCGTGAAAAACAAGTTCATCGCCAACTTCAAGGAGATCTAGTCGAACATATTTGGGAACGTTTTGGACATGAGGACGATGAAAATTAAATTTGAGTAATTAtgttatgtaatttatttttattgtttttaattatatttttattgtttttaattatatgtcaTGCATTTgagattaatttaaattataattttaaattttatgtttaattttatttattttatattaatttaaatttaaataatttaaattattttaaatcaaataaaatttagtatgaataaaatattattatacaaAGTAAAATTGTGGGACCCAATATGAGTTCTTTAGAATTATACCGTTGGAGTGAAAATTGGAGTGAGTTGCTTCAAGATGATGTGGACTAATGGGTCCCACAAAGAACCAAAcaatgggttgcaccattggagatgctctaagacAAAGTAAAAGAAGTCCATGACATGACATTAATTGACAACGAAGTGGTGATTCAAACATATATTGCACTCGCCATACTCATTTCGCTCTTCACTTGGGTACTCTGAGTTTTGCGTGAGTTTTGAGTAAGTATCTAATTACAAAGTTTTATTTATAATACAAATAAGTAATTGTTTTGTGGCAGACTCTTTCTCTATGTGAGCCACGTGTGTGTGTTAACTTCTCAACTAATTCTCCACGTTTACACGTTTTTGAACTTAGCTACAAACAGTCGCGACTCCACATTTGTTTCGTAGTAACTGTCCACTCTGTACACGCTACTATCATTGCTCCATTTTTTCTGTCGACATGATCActttttcttcataaaaatattctaattccATCAAGCTATCGATCTCCTTTGCACATCCCCTTGTGTCGACTCTAAGTCGCCTTTGGAAACCACTTCCCATGTGCCACTTA
Encoded proteins:
- the LOC131657728 gene encoding uncharacterized protein LOC131657728; amino-acid sequence: MDSNNSNNLNKLFWEVIEEELMDNTGEELLLSMLEKERQSRSSSRRKRRSVIDRNREKGHIRLFNDYLSENPVYTDAQFRRRFRMHRHLFLRIVETLGNHDVYFQMRVDATGKMGLSPLQKCTSAIRMLAYGSSADIVDEYLRIGESTAIECLERFVRGVNEVFGAEYLRRPNNNDVEHLLQMGESRGFPSMLGSIDCMHWEWKNCPVAWKGQFCRGDHGKPTIMLEAVASQDLWIWHAFFGIAGSNNDINVLNQSNVFNDILEGRAATVQYTINGNPYNMGYYLADGIYPEWATFVKTISMPQGEKRKLFAQHQESARKDVERAFGVLQSRFAIVRGPTRAWHMETLKHTIYACIILHNMIVEDERHTYGGDFDYCYDNAGNNNSTTETFSGPHPNLATRLQRRATLREKQVHRQLQGDLVEHIWERFGHEDDEN